The nucleotide window TACCTCTCCAAATTAACCGACGCTCACAATAGGGACCTGTTAACCCTCATTAATTATGGGTGTAAAGTTTCCAAGGAGGAGGGGTTCGTCACCGCGCCAGAGGAGTACTCCCTCGTCAcctttacaaaaaatattaacaattCGTCCAATTTGCTTTACCTCTGCCAACCCTGCTTGGCTTCATAAACCGCGAATAcgtgcacacacacgtggGTGACGGTCACCCCTGTGCGGAAATGGCCCCCCGCCGACGGCCGCACCTGTCGTTTGTTCCTCCGCGAGGGCAGACGGGGGCACACCGCAGCGTAGCAAAAAATAGGGTACGGTACGGCACGGTAGGGCAAGATGCCCAcgcgtgtacgtacacatgGGAGGccacaccaaatggggacgTAAAAATGCCACTCCCCATTACAATATGCTCGGAAGTAAAAAAACGTTCACCCACGCAGGCCACTTCGACGCGCGAACGGAGCAAAAACGAGTAACGCAGAAAATCCGCATGAAGATAGCAGCGGCACCGCTGCGGATGACGCACCACTTAAGATGACTCACCCCCCCATCAAACTCCTTATCGCATCCTCCCCCTGCGAAATGCGCTCCTGTAAAATGACTTTCTTAAAGAACACATCGCAGTGCACGGCGTACTGGCACGCCGACGCCTCCGCTTCGGAGCTGGCACACTGGGCGCAAATCCTGTTCAAGCGCTTGACCATCTGCTGTGACCTGCTCACGTCCGCAAAGCTTTGAATTATTTGTGTCCTTGCCTTGGCGTTTTCCGCGTCGCCGATTTTTGCTGTACAGCTTGTCGTGTCACGCTGGGGGGTAGACTCACCATGGCTCCCCCTTTCCTCGACGCGTTTCCACCCCCCGGACGGAGCGCCTCCCCTTAAGCGACCCCTCTCAAGCTGCTCCGCATTCCTCGCGAACAGGTCAATCTTGGCTTTGCCCCAGCTGTACTTCCTCCTCGTTGTGTAAAAAATCTCCTCCAAATTGGGCGAGCCGTAGGGGAGCAAATCCAGCATCCTCTTCAAAGGGGGCATAACTAAATTTTGAATATAGTAGTCAAAGTTTATTTCCTTCAGTTTggctttattattttttgggggtGTCTCGCTACGTACGAGGTGGTTTCCCTTCAGGGGGGATACGCCCTCTTGGAGGATCCCTTGCCCCGTTTGCATGTCCACTGTGGGAACCCCTCTGGCACAATTGTAAATGCCCCTGATGCAGGAAGGATGGGCAACGGAGTCGTAAATTTTATCCTCCTTCAACTTCTTCGTTACCACAAAAGGGATTTTCTCTTTGTACGTGATGACCAAGTGgggattcatttttaaaagcttCTTCGCCACAATTGCTTGAGGCGGCAGGGGCACTTTCCTCTTGTTCCCCTCCAATTCCCCCTTGTAAGTCCCCAACTTCActttcttatatataataaaattatcataCGGAATTTTATGGTCATAAATTCTGTTAAATAAATCACGCAGCACTCTCTTTATGTTTAGCGTCAGGTGGGAGTAAAACACCTTCATGGTAAAGAGAGTGCCCGTCCCACTTTCGCCAACTCCattgggggagaaaaacagGAGAGCCTGCTTAACATTACAGAAGCATCTTTCCCTATCGCATTTCTTCTTcgcatttatttctttcacGCAGAGacaaatttttgttatattgtTTGGGTTCATAACGCAGCAGTCATTTGTCTGGCTAATAATCTTTTCATAATCCTGttcgattattttttctatttccattttgaagagaGACACGTCGAAGTGGGTAAAAATGTGCCACAGAAAGGCGAACTTTGCTTTGTACAAGTAATTTATGAGCTTCAGGATGGAGTTATCCCCCTCGCTGCTTATTAGTCCTACGAGCTGCTCGTACAGCTTCGCTTTGTGCGCCTCCGTTCGGGGTTCCCCCGTATGGGCTTCCCTCTCCCGGTTCGGCtctttcgcttccccctcacCATTCGTCCCGTtcgcttccttccccccgttCCCACCGCTCCCGTACACGCGCAGAATCGCCTCCACCATCTCCGCCAAAAAGCACGGCGACGTCCTGTGCACGTTGACCTCCCTACAGGGGCACACAAAGTTGGGGAAAAAGTTCCTGCACATGGcgcaacagcagcagcaggaggacaAGTGGCAGCAATTCCTGAAGTagtaaaacataaaatatatttgcaaaaGTACATTCTTCACCAAATTGCACTGATCCGATCTGATGCTTTCCACCCCCTTGAGCTCCAGAGTAGGTTTCTCATcactctcctttttgtaaGCAAATCCAAAGTACCTCTTTTTCGTCATCAAAAGGGAGGGGCAATaaattttctcaaaatttaAATACATGGGAGAGGGTAAAATGCCATTCacgtttttcaaaatgtcaTGAGCTATCCTAAAGGTGTAACTAATATCGTTCATTTcgtttaacaaaaataaagaatcGGTATCTCCGTAGAGAACTTTAACATACTGATAATTTGCCCTTATATATTCAATGATGTAGAGGAGGAAATTCTTTCCGGTGCAAATGATACTCTCAGATATGTCTACACATGGCATCCTCCCTGAAAAGTTGGCTCCTATATAACCTGTGGCTACatttaatatcatttttaatttccccatTCTTTCTACTAATCTTTTTCCCGTTTTATGATCATAAATTTGAATACACCTCTTCAGCATTATTCTTGTCTTTAACATGTCTTCTAGAAAAAGAGTGCAAATtcctttcctcttcttcttctttacaTACACAGTGTTGTTGCTTGTTATGAGTACATCATCTCTTCTTAACCTTTTCACTAGGCTACTTACATTGGGTGGGTTCTTCCTCACTCCTAGTCTTATGAATTCACAATTGGGGAGCTCTTCTCCTTGTGCGGAAATTTTCTCGTCACTTGGGGGCCTTGACTCGGGGCAATTCGACGGGGGAGTGACGTCCCCTGGTTTTGACCCCCCATTGGAGGTACTCCATGATTCCTTCGGAAAAAAAGACTCACACTTGGGGGACTCCTCTTGGGAGCATTCGCCACCCCCGTCGATTGAGCCATCGTCTGGGTTACCCCCATACTGGTTAGACGCCCCATTTGAGTTATCCGAAGGGCCAGTCGACTCGCCCACCCTCTGGACATCCAAGCCGTCAAGCAAGTCGCCGGACGAGCTGCCTCCACTGGAGTGCGGGGGCTCGCTCCTCCCCAAGGAAGCCTCCACCGGCTCACGCGGTTCCTGCCGCCCCTCCCGCCTCTTGAAGGAGAGCGTGCCCAAGCAGGTGGAGTAACAAATGTTGAAGGCAATTACAATGGAGGGGTAAAGGGACTGGAAGTCGAAGACcagcagggggaaaaagttGATGGAGCTCTTCGGCTGCAGCACCAAAGggatgtgcaaaatgggccGTTGCTCCATTATCTCCTTGTTTGAGGGCGAATACAAAAGGAAGCCATTCCGCATGCACAGCTTCACGAGAAAGGACTCGATGATAAACTGTGACCCTCTGTTTATTAGCGACAATAAATCCACGTGAAGGTACTTGCAAAAATtcatcttcctttttaagaacCCAATTTTGTCATATATGAGTAGGAGCAGGTTGACTCTCTTCAGAAGGTACCGCACGGTTAGGTGCCTATAGGGGTAATATGCGGGCTCTCCACCGATAGCACCATCTCCCCCACGACCCCTCTCGCGTGCACCTTTTTCATCACTTCGTGCCTCCCCCGCCGCGTAACTGTACCAGCGGTACAAGGTGTGCCTACTTATGGAGGGCACAATCACATTCAAATAATGCTTACACAAATTTTCAAAAGACGTGTTCGA belongs to Plasmodium vivax chromosome 6, whole genome shotgun sequence and includes:
- a CDS encoding DNA polymerase zeta catalytic subunit, putative (encoded by transcript PVX_110910A); amino-acid sequence: MNIAEKPTAFFVCKFLFFYYIYRKPSLPFDSLVCKINNRKIPHACVIQILGLSYYGQSVCLYVHDVNANLEAELCQFLEEEYGKAKQDKTQNVCIYNIERVKKKCIYGYKEEAEDFLKIYFLYPHTINYFASLLKKKLFKNRIWELYEVHISYMLHFLCSKNIYGCSEIYVDKNVFFRREFFSEINFESFTKEEKWNVKNKCDMECIQGNKYLDVNAPRFFTDKTKDVNFSNLRRGTSYDIECDIRHEHILNHRIYSYEFEKYQKKWRDELNFDLPINYLDSFAKLWVKEKKRCQRVNPDLVRDIFNFDDFEKELNFASFDVLTDRTKKLFADFLRSLGGGGVSGEVKPVDKQAKSVDEQAKSVDEQAKSVDEQAKSVDKQAKPAYGQAKPACSQAKPTLGDFKLHRGTPPSKGATKMAQEKKHDEGKRKHIASFEINNKRKDVIRYVYTKKPPKIKECYAILNNLNGTERRGKDEEGAVTNDETNPKGVRKNCQQGTVEEDPLLTASNGKTHQKEEKKKKMNIKYGNVFFLEILTEVKSENHDSSNYREDEIKAIFYLVRDERLMNYYEDYSNCMGVIASQPFPDSFPYLFSQQEETRPKGKLLPGVEMCSDGAYIHRDLFEAPPRGDNPDGEKNGQKEEVQKEVQEEVQKEVQKEVQTEEEKKGGLHFDANYHSVNIHIAQNERDLIKKLIDKINFYSPLSIISYENDKYNVSYINQRCLALDMGSFYTHISKLNDQREFTELNNAYNKNIKGRLIESLYKLSSVSNTSFENLCKHYLNVIVPSISRHTLYRWYSYAAGEARSDEKGARERGRGGDGAIGGEPAYYPYRHLTVRYLLKRVNLLLLIYDKIGFLKRKMNFCKYLHVDLLSLINRGSQFIIESFLVKLCMRNGFLLYSPSNKEIMEQRPILHIPLVLQPKSSINFFPLLVFDFQSLYPSIVIAFNICYSTCLGTLSFKRREGRQEPREPVEASLGRSEPPHSSGGSSSGDLLDGLDVQRVGESTGPSDNSNGASNQYGGNPDDGSIDGGGECSQEESPKCESFFPKESWSTSNGGSKPGDVTPPSNCPESRPPSDEKISAQGEELPNCEFIRLGVRKNPPNVSSLVKRLRRDDVLITSNNTVYVKKKKRKGICTLFLEDMLKTRIMLKRCIQIYDHKTGKRLVERMGKLKMILNVATGYIGANFSGRMPCVDISESIICTGKNFLLYIIEYIRANYQYVKVLYGDTDSLFLLNEMNDISYTFRIAHDILKNVNGILPSPMYLNFEKIYCPSLLMTKKRYFGFAYKKESDEKPTLELKGVESIRSDQCNLVKNVLLQIYFMFYYFRNCCHLSSCCCCCAMCRNFFPNFVCPCREVNVHRTSPCFLAEMVEAILRVYGSGGNGGKEANGTNGEGEAKEPNREREAHTGEPRTEAHKAKLYEQLVGLISSEGDNSILKLINYLYKAKFAFLWHIFTHFDVSLFKMEIEKIIEQDYEKIISQTNDCCVMNPNNITKICLCVKEINAKKKCDRERCFCNVKQALLFFSPNGVGESGTGTLFTMKVFYSHLTLNIKRVLRDLFNRIYDHKIPYDNFIIYKKVKLGTYKGELEGNKRKVPLPPQAIVAKKLLKMNPHLVITYKEKIPFVVTKKLKEDKIYDSVAHPSCIRGIYNCARGVPTVDMQTGQGILQEGVSPLKGNHLVRSETPPKNNKAKLKEINFDYYIQNLVMPPLKRMLDLLPYGSPNLEEIFYTTRRKYSWGKAKIDLFARNAEQLERGRLRGGAPSGGWKRVEERGSHGESTPQRDTTSCTAKIGDAENAKARTQIIQSFADVSRSQQMVKRLNRICAQCASSEAEASACQYAVHCDVFFKKVILQERISQGEDAIRSLMGG